A genomic stretch from Deltaproteobacteria bacterium includes:
- a CDS encoding pyridoxine 5'-phosphate synthase, whose amino-acid sequence MTRLGVNIDHVATLRQTRKTRYPNPIAAAALVEKAKADQITVHLREDRRHIQDRDVEELRQKIGIALNLEMAATQEMLKIACRIKPDIVTLVPERRQELTTEGGLDAEKLEASLTPAIQNMKQEGIEVSLFIEPNLKQIETAVRLGVDRVEFHTGRYSGLSDKKEFQKELARIKEATQFAVEAGLFVAAGHGLNYDNIEDIARQIPEIEEYNIGHSIISRAVFVGLENAVREMKEILEEVKKK is encoded by the coding sequence ATGACAAGACTCGGTGTGAATATCGATCATGTTGCAACGCTTCGTCAAACCCGTAAAACGCGTTATCCAAATCCCATTGCCGCGGCCGCATTGGTTGAAAAGGCGAAGGCGGATCAGATTACCGTTCACCTTCGCGAAGACCGACGGCATATTCAAGACAGAGATGTAGAAGAACTGCGCCAAAAAATCGGCATTGCTCTGAATTTGGAAATGGCCGCCACGCAGGAAATGCTGAAGATTGCCTGCCGGATCAAACCCGATATTGTGACGCTGGTTCCCGAGCGCCGGCAGGAGCTCACCACCGAAGGGGGACTTGACGCGGAAAAACTGGAAGCCTCTCTGACTCCCGCCATTCAAAATATGAAACAGGAGGGAATAGAGGTGAGTCTTTTTATCGAACCCAATTTAAAACAGATCGAAACGGCTGTTCGATTGGGGGTGGATCGTGTTGAATTTCATACGGGCCGTTACAGCGGGCTGTCGGATAAAAAAGAATTTCAGAAAGAGTTGGCGCGCATCAAAGAGGCAACCCAATTTGCAGTCGAAGCCGGTTTATTTGTTGCGGCCGGACACGGATTGAATTACGACAATATCGAAGACATTGCTAGACAGATTCCCGAAATTGAGGAATACAACATAGGTCACAGCATCATCTCGCGAGCTGTTTTTGTGGGGTTGGAAAACGCGGTTCGGGAAATGAAAGAAATTTTGGAGGAAGTGAAAAAAAAATGA